In the genome of Longimicrobiales bacterium, the window ATGGACACGCCGCTGCTGGTCGCGTTCGGCGACGAGGACGGCGCGGTCGACTGGAACCAGGGCGTCGAGCTGTACAACGCCGCGCGCCGCGCAGGCAAGGACATGGTCCTGCTGGTCTACGAAGGCGAGAATCACTCGCTCGCGAACGAGGCCAACCAGCTGGATTACCATCGCCGGATCCGTGAGTGGTTCGACCATTATCTGAAGGGCGCGCCCGCGCCCGACTGGATCGTGAAAGGATTGACGAAGCCGCAGACATGAGCAGCACAGCAGCAGGCAGTACCGGTCACACCGTCGGCGCCACAGGTGGCGCTGCCGTCTCTCCCGGACAGATGGCGCAGCGTATCGCGGCGGAGCTGTCGCTTCAGCCGCGACAGGTCGCGGCCGCACTGGCGTTGTTCGATGAGGGCGCGACCGTGCCGTTCGTCGCGCGGTACCGCAAGGAGGCGACGGGCGGCCTCGATGAGGTCCAGCTGCGCGATGTGCTCGAGCGCTCGGAATACCTGGAGGAGCTCGAGGACCGACGCGCGGCCATCCTCAAGTCGATCGAGGAGCAGGGCAAGCTCGATGACGCGTTGCGCGCGCGGATCGTCGCCGCGGACACGAAGCAGGCGCTGGAGGACCTGTACCTGCCCTACAAGCCGAAGCGCCGCACGCGTGCGACGATCGCCCGGGAGCGCGGCCTCGAACCGCTCGCGGAGCTCATCTGGGCGGGTGCGGCCGATGACGCGACGGTCGAGCGTGAAGCGGTGGCGTTCGTCGATCCCGAAAGGGAAGTGGCCGATGTCGAGGCCGCGCTCCAGGGCGCGCGCGACATACTGGCGGAACGTGTTGCGGAAGATGCCGCCCTCCGGGCATGGGTGCGCGACCGCACGCGCGCCGCAGGCGTGATCACCAGCAAGGCGCGCGGCGAGCGCGATCCGGCGACGTCGAAGTTCGCGGACTATTTCGACTTCTCGCAGAAGCTGACGGAGATCCCGTCGCATCGCGTGCTCGCGATCCGGCGCGGCGAGGCGGAGGAGGAGCTGTCGTGGAGCATTGAAGCGCCAGTCGAGGAGCTGACCGCGGGACTCACGCAGCGGGTCGTCGCGGACCGTGCGGCTGTGCGTCAGCTCACGCAGGTGGCCGCGGATGCATATCGGCGGTTGCTGTCGTCGTCGATCGAGGTGGAGCTTCGACTGGAGCTCAAGTCACGTGCGGATGAGGAAGCGATCGGCATCTTCGGGGCCAACCTCGAGCAGCTCCTGCTGGGAGCGCCTGCCGGCGGTCGCGTCGTGCTCGGCCTCGACCCGGGATTCCGCACCGGTGTGAAGGCCGCGCTCGTATCGAAGACGGGCGCAGTCCTCGACACGGAGACGCTGTACCTCCACCAGGAGGACAACTTCACGAGGGCGATCGAGCGTCTCGTGAAGCAGCACGCGGTCGAGCTGATCGCGATCGGCAACGGCACCGCGTCGCGTGAGACGGAAGCACTGGTGAAATGCACGATCCAGCAGCTTCCCGCGCCGCGGCCGCAGGTGCTGGTCGTCAACGAGTCCGGTGCATCGGTCTACTCCGCATCGGACATCGCG includes:
- a CDS encoding Tex family protein, which encodes MSSTAAGSTGHTVGATGGAAVSPGQMAQRIAAELSLQPRQVAAALALFDEGATVPFVARYRKEATGGLDEVQLRDVLERSEYLEELEDRRAAILKSIEEQGKLDDALRARIVAADTKQALEDLYLPYKPKRRTRATIARERGLEPLAELIWAGAADDATVEREAVAFVDPEREVADVEAALQGARDILAERVAEDAALRAWVRDRTRAAGVITSKARGERDPATSKFADYFDFSQKLTEIPSHRVLAIRRGEAEEELSWSIEAPVEELTAGLTQRVVADRAAVRQLTQVAADAYRRLLSSSIEVELRLELKSRADEEAIGIFGANLEQLLLGAPAGGRVVLGLDPGFRTGVKAALVSKTGAVLDTETLYLHQEDNFTRAIERLVKQHAVELIAIGNGTASRETEALVKCTIQQLPAPRPQVLVVNESGASVYSASDIAREEMPDLDVSMRGAPSIARRLQDPLAELVKIDPKSIGVGQYQHDVNQSRLKKRLDEVVETCVNRVGVELNTASAPLLSYVAGVGDTVARNIVAARDNRGGFRSRRELLEVPRLGAKAFEQAAGFLRVRGGEHPLDATAVHPERYALVEQMAADLGVPVAELVQNDALIDRIELGRYVNGDVGLPTLRDIADELRRPGRDPRDTFELPAFRDDITSPKDLKQGMTLEGVVTNLVAFGAFVDVGVHQDGLVHVSQLADRFVKDPADVVKVGQKVNVTVMSVDLERNRIALSMKSGAAQQPGARPDQAAGGAHGKAREKRGKREQKPREKPVVVPQKGDVAPNGMKFR